The Anopheles marshallii chromosome X, idAnoMarsDA_429_01, whole genome shotgun sequence genome includes a window with the following:
- the LOC128718247 gene encoding ubiquitin-conjugating enzyme E2 H translates to MSSPSAGKRRMDTDVIKLIESKHEVTILGGLNEFCVKFFGPQGTPYEGGVWKVRVHLPEHYPFKSPSIGFINKIYHPNIDEVSGTVCLDVINQAWTALYDLSNIFESFLPQLLTYPNPVDPLNGDAAAMYLHKPEEYRKKVADYVRRYATEEALREQEPAESSDSESSMSDFSEDEAQDMEL, encoded by the coding sequence ATGTCTTCTCCAAGCGCAGGCAAGCGCCGTATGGACACAGATGTCATAAAGctaattgaaagcaaacacgAAGTCACAATTCTCGGCGGCTTAAACGAGTTTTGCGTAAAATTTTTCGGTCCACAAGGTACACCATATGAAGGCGGTGTTTGGAAAGTGCGTGTTCATCTGCCGGAGCATTATCCATTTAAATCACCTAGCATCGGATTTATCAACAAAATCTATCATCCAAATATTGACGAAGTATCAGGCACAGTTTGCCTCGATGTGATAAATCAGGCATGGACGGCATTGTATGATCTATCGAACATATTTGAGTCTTTTTTGCCTCAGCTACTCACTTACCCAAATCCAGTAGATCCTCTCAATGGCGATGCAGCTGCCATGTATCTACACAAACCGGAAGAGTATCGTAAGAAAGTAGCTGATTATGTTCGTAGATATGCCACAGAGGAAGCACTCCGAGAACAAGAACCAGCCGAGAGTTCTGATAGTGAAAGTAGCATGTCGGATTTCAGCGAAGACGAGGCACAGGATATGGAATTATAA